The window GTTCGACCTTGTCGTCAGCATCTTCGGCGCCATGTTTGCCCCGAAGCCGCTCGATGTCGCGAAGGAGATGGTGCGTGTGACTCGCCCCGGCGGCCGGATCATCATGGGAAACTGGATTCCCAATGATCCGACCCTGGTCGCGCAGATCCTGAAAATCAGTGCCGCCTACGCGCCGCCACCACCTGAGGGGTTCATCAGCCCCATGACGTGGGGAATCGAGGACAACGTGATCGAGCGATTTGCAAGCGCCGGTGTCCCGCCGGACAACGTGTCGTTCGTCCAGGATACGTACGTGTTCAACTTCGCAAGCGCGCCATCCGAGGCCGTGAATGCATTCCGACGCTACTACGGCCCCACCATGAATGCGTTCGAGGCGGCAGAGAAAAACGGACGCGCCGACGACCTAAAGAAGGAATTGGATGCGCTGTTCGAGACCCAGAACACCAGTTCACGGAAGGACGCCACGTCGATCCCTGCAACTTTCCTTCGCGTGACGGTACGGATCGCTTAGGACTCAGCGCCATTTCGGCTCCAGCGGACGCGACCCTTGCCAATTCCGGCAGGGGTGAGGCGTTCAGCGGCGCCCGAACAGCTTCTCGATGTCGGCGAGCTTCAGCTCGACGTACGTCGGGCGCCCGTGGTTGCACTGGCCTGAATAAGGCGTCGCCTCCATGTCGCGCAGCAGCGCGTTCATCTCGTCGGGCGCCAGCCGCCGCCCCGAGCGGACGCTGCCGTGACAGGCGATGGTCGCGCAGACGGCCAGCAGCCGCTCCTTCAAGGCGCTGCTTGCTCCCTCACGCAGGATGTCGGCGGCGATATCTCGTGTGAGGGCGGCGATGTCGGCATGCGCCAACAGCGCGGGCACCTCGCGCACGATGACGGCGCCAGCGCCGAACGGCTCGAGCACCAGGCCGAGCTCGGTCAGCTCCTCGGTCTTCTCGACCAGCACGCCGATCTCGCTATCGTCGAGGTCGACGACGACCGGCACCAGAAGGCCCTGGCGCGCGACGCCGCCGGCCGCCAGCATCGCCTTGAGACGCTCGTAGACGAGCCGCTCGTGCGCCGCGTGCTGGTCGACGATGACGATGCCGTCGCGCGTCTGCGCCACGATGTAGTTTTCATGCAGCTGCGCTCGGGCGGCGCCCAGCGGGCGATCGAGCAGCTGCTCGGCGACGGGCACCGTGAAAGCGCGCGTATCGGCGCTTGGCGTATCCATGACGTCGAGCGGCGCCTGCATGGCCTCGGCGAGCCCGAGACCGACGCCACTGCGCGCCGCCGGATAGTAACCGGGCCGCGTCCGCTCGAACGGCACGACGTTGGGGCGCAGCTCCTGCAGGGTCGCGCTGCCGTTGGCGGCAGCGGCGCGGTGACCGGCTGCATAGAGCGCCGCGCCCAACGCGTTGACGATGAGCGAACGAACCTGGCCGGCGTCGCGGAAGCGCACTTCGACCTTCGCCGGGTGCACGTTCACGTCCACCTCGTCGGGCGGCAGCGTCAAGAACAGCGCCAGCAGCGGATGGCGCCCGCGGGGAATGAGGTCGCCGTAGGCGGCACGCACGGCGCCGATCAGCAGCTTGTCCTTGACTGGGCGCCCGTTGACGAACAGGAACTGCTGCGCGGCGTCGGGCCGGTGCAGCGTCGGCAGGCCGGCAAAGCCGCTGACCGCGAGCCTGTCGCGCGCGGCAGCAACCGGAACCGCGTCGTCCATGAACTCGCGCCCCATGATGCGGCCTAAGCGCTGCAGCAGCCCCACGTCGCCTTCGACTTCGCGCAGGTAGCGCAGTCCCATGCGCTCACCCGTCGTGAGCGTGAACCCCACCTGCGGATGCGCCATCGCGAGGCGCTTGATCACCTCGGACGTCGCCTGGTTCTCGGCGCGCTCGGACTTCAAGAACTTCAGGCGTGCCGGCACGCTGGAGAAGAGATCGCGCACCTCGACGCAGGTGCCGTTATTGCCGGCGGCAGGTTTCACCGCGCCCTTGGCGCCTCGATCGACGCTCAGCGCAAAAGCATCGGCCGCATCGCGCCGGCGCGACTGGATCGTCAGCAGGGCTATCGAGCCGATGGACGGCAGCGCCTCGCCACGGAACCCGAGCGTGCGGATGTCGAACAGGTCTTCTTCGGACAGCTTGGAGGTGGCGTGGCGATCGACCGCCAGGACGAGATCCTCCGGCGGCATGCCGGCGCCGTCGTCGGTGACGCGGATCAGCGCCAGGCCGCCCGAGGCGGTGACCACGTCGATCTCGCTGGCACCGGCGTCCAGCGCGTTCTCGACCAGCTCCTTGACGACGCTGGCCGGCCGCTCGATGACCTCGCCGGCGGCGATACGGTTTATGGTCTCCGGTGAAAGCTGGCGGATGGGCATTCGGGCCTTCTCCCTGCGAAGCCAGGAGGCTAGCGCATCCGCCGATTCGCTACGACGCGCCGAACGGGCCGGGTTGCAGCTCCCTGTGTACTAATGTCCGAGGCAAAACGAGGGGTTGCGAGGCGACGCGTCGCAGTGGCGCTGTTATCTGATGTGCGGCATTCGTCCACCACTTTGCGCCAAGAGTTGAATGCGTGCCGGCGGCGCCGGCGCCCGAAGTCATGAATTGGAACAACCCATGCGGCTCGACGCCATTGCGATCGGATTGAACCCACCCCTCGACATCAACGTCATCGTCGAGGTGCCCGTGGGCGGCGAGCCCATCAAGTACGAGATGGACAAGGCGTCGGGCACGCTGTTCGTCGACCGCTTCCTCTACACGCCGATGCGCTACCCCGGAAACTACGGGTTCGTGCCGCACACGCTGTCGCTCGACGGCGACCCGATCGACGTCCTCGTCTGCAACACCCGCGCCATTGTCCCCGGCGCCGTTATCAACTGCCGTCCAGTCGGCGTGCTCGTCATGCGCGACGAGGGCGGCGGCGACGAAAAGATCATCGCCGTGCCGAGCAGCAAAACAACGATGCGCTACGACAAGGTGGCGAACTACACCGACCTGCCGCAGATCACCGTGCAGCAGATCGAGCACTTCTTCGGGCACTACAAGGATCTGGAGCCCGGCAAGTGGGCGAAGATCGACCACCTCGGCGATTCCGGCGAGGCGCGGCGGCTGATCAGCGAGGCGATCGAGCGCGCCAAGAAGTCGAACGGCTGAACCTGGCTCGGCTCAGCCTTTCTTCGCCTGCTGCAGCGTCGGCTTGCCGACGATAGTGACGATCAGGTTCTGTGTCTCGAGCAGCCGCTTGGCAACGCGCTTCAGGTCGTCGAGCGTCACCGCCGCGACCATGGCGTTGCGGTTGTCGACGTATTCCGGCCCGAAGCCATCCATGCGCAAGCCGAGGAGCTGCGAGGCGATCTTGGCGTTGGTGTCGAAGCGCAAGGGATACGAGCCGATCAGATAGCTCTTGGCGTTGTCGAGGTCGGTCTGGCTGACGTCGCCATCCGCCATCTTCTTCAGCTCGGCGCGGATGATGTCGAGCGACTGCCCCATCATGTCGTTGCGCGTGGCGACGCCGCCCGAGAAGATCGAGGTGTGCTGGAAGGGATAGACGTAGGTGTAGACCGAGTAGGCGAGGCCGCGCTTCTCGCGCACCTCCTCCATCAACTTCGATGCGAAACCGCCGCCGCCGAGGATCTGGTTCAAGACGAACGCCGCCATGAAGTCGGGGTCCTTGCGGGGCATGGCGCCGAGCCCGAACACCGCCACCGACTGCGGGACGTTCATGTCGACCACCGTCTGGCGGCCGCCGGAGACGGGATTGGTTTTCGCGACGGGCGCCAGCTCGGCCTTGTCCGGCAGATCGCCGAACACCTCGTCGAGTAGCTTGCCGAGCTGCTCCGGCGTGATGTCGCCGACGGCCACGACCTTCAGCGTGTCCTTGGCGAACACCCGCTTACGATAGCTCTCGAGGTCAGCGCCGGTCATCTTGCCGACCGTCGCCTCGGTGCCGTTGGCCGGGCGCGCATACGGGTGACCGGCAAAGGCCACGGCGTACCATTCGTTCTGCGCCACCTTGTCGGGATCGCGCGCGGCATAGGCGAGCGAAGCGAGCAGCTGCTGGCGAATGCGCTCCACTGCATCCTGATCGAAGCGCGGCTTGGTCAGCGCCAGCTTCAAGAGCTTCGCAGCCTCGTCGCGGTTGGCGGTGAGCGTTTCGAAATTCCCGTAGAAGGCGTCCTTCGCCTCCTCATAGTTCATGCGCATGGACAGATCCTCCATGCGCTCCTGGAAGTCGCGCGAGACAAGGTCGCCGGCGCCTTCGTCCAGCATGGCGGTGACGAAATTGGCGACACCCTCCTTGCCGGCCGGGTCCTGCGAGCTGCCGCCGTCGAAGGCGAAGCGCATGGCCATCATCGGCACAGCGTGCTCCTCGACGAGCCACGCCTCGATGCCACCGGGGCTCTTCACGGTTTGGATTTTCATGGCGTTCGCAGAAGGGCTGAAGGTGGCGACGAATGCGGCGGCAAGCGTGGCAAGCGACGCGGCGATGCCCATGCGGCGGGACGCGACGCGCCAAGCCGTAGAGCGCAGGGGACGGGCTGCGACCATATCATAGCCTCTTGGCTTTGCGGGCATCAGGAGCGCGTGTGCGCAACGGGCTTCTCGACGTGTTC of the Hyphomicrobium album genome contains:
- a CDS encoding class I SAM-dependent methyltransferase; the protein is MNQNKALWEKGDFTRIAASMRESGEALVGKLGVKNGLKVLDLGCGDGTTALPAAKLGADVLGVDIARNLVEAGNRRARELGLTNLRFQEGDATDLAELQDKTFDLVVSIFGAMFAPKPLDVAKEMVRVTRPGGRIIMGNWIPNDPTLVAQILKISAAYAPPPPEGFISPMTWGIEDNVIERFASAGVPPDNVSFVQDTYVFNFASAPSEAVNAFRRYYGPTMNAFEAAEKNGRADDLKKELDALFETQNTSSRKDATSIPATFLRVTVRIA
- the mutL gene encoding DNA mismatch repair endonuclease MutL; this encodes MPIRQLSPETINRIAAGEVIERPASVVKELVENALDAGASEIDVVTASGGLALIRVTDDGAGMPPEDLVLAVDRHATSKLSEEDLFDIRTLGFRGEALPSIGSIALLTIQSRRRDAADAFALSVDRGAKGAVKPAAGNNGTCVEVRDLFSSVPARLKFLKSERAENQATSEVIKRLAMAHPQVGFTLTTGERMGLRYLREVEGDVGLLQRLGRIMGREFMDDAVPVAAARDRLAVSGFAGLPTLHRPDAAQQFLFVNGRPVKDKLLIGAVRAAYGDLIPRGRHPLLALFLTLPPDEVDVNVHPAKVEVRFRDAGQVRSLIVNALGAALYAAGHRAAAANGSATLQELRPNVVPFERTRPGYYPAARSGVGLGLAEAMQAPLDVMDTPSADTRAFTVPVAEQLLDRPLGAARAQLHENYIVAQTRDGIVIVDQHAAHERLVYERLKAMLAAGGVARQGLLVPVVVDLDDSEIGVLVEKTEELTELGLVLEPFGAGAVIVREVPALLAHADIAALTRDIAADILREGASSALKERLLAVCATIACHGSVRSGRRLAPDEMNALLRDMEATPYSGQCNHGRPTYVELKLADIEKLFGRR
- the ppa gene encoding inorganic diphosphatase, producing MRLDAIAIGLNPPLDINVIVEVPVGGEPIKYEMDKASGTLFVDRFLYTPMRYPGNYGFVPHTLSLDGDPIDVLVCNTRAIVPGAVINCRPVGVLVMRDEGGGDEKIIAVPSSKTTMRYDKVANYTDLPQITVQQIEHFFGHYKDLEPGKWAKIDHLGDSGEARRLISEAIERAKKSNG
- a CDS encoding M16 family metallopeptidase; translated protein: MVAARPLRSTAWRVASRRMGIAASLATLAAAFVATFSPSANAMKIQTVKSPGGIEAWLVEEHAVPMMAMRFAFDGGSSQDPAGKEGVANFVTAMLDEGAGDLVSRDFQERMEDLSMRMNYEEAKDAFYGNFETLTANRDEAAKLLKLALTKPRFDQDAVERIRQQLLASLAYAARDPDKVAQNEWYAVAFAGHPYARPANGTEATVGKMTGADLESYRKRVFAKDTLKVVAVGDITPEQLGKLLDEVFGDLPDKAELAPVAKTNPVSGGRQTVVDMNVPQSVAVFGLGAMPRKDPDFMAAFVLNQILGGGGFASKLMEEVREKRGLAYSVYTYVYPFQHTSIFSGGVATRNDMMGQSLDIIRAELKKMADGDVSQTDLDNAKSYLIGSYPLRFDTNAKIASQLLGLRMDGFGPEYVDNRNAMVAAVTLDDLKRVAKRLLETQNLIVTIVGKPTLQQAKKG